Within Amycolatopsis sp. FDAARGOS 1241, the genomic segment CGCCACGAGCATCATCGCGAGCGTGCGTGGCACGATCAGGCGCTGGACCGCGGAGACGCCCAGCACCTCCATCGCGTCGATCTCCTCGCGGATGGTGCGGGCGCCGATGTCCGCGCAGACCGCGCTGCCGCCCGCGCCGGCCACCAGCAGCGCCGTGACCAGCGGGCTGGCCTGCTGCACGGTGGCGAGCACCGAACCGGCGCCGGTGTAGGACTGCGCGCCGAGCTGCCGGGCCAGCGCGCCGAACTGCAGCGAGATGACCGCGCCGAACGGGATCGCGACGAGCGCCGTCGGCAGGATCGTGACGCTGGCGATGAACCAGGCCTGCTGGATGAACTCCCGCAGCTGGAACGGGCGCTGGAAGATGCCGCGGATGATGTCCAGACCGAGGGCGAACAGGTTCCCGGTCTCGCGGAGCATGCCGTAGCCGGGGATCTTCGCCGGTGCTGCGTTCGAGCTCACGCGCCACCCGGCCCGTTCTGTCCTGGCCCGAAGCCGCCTGGTCTCGGCGCGCCACCCGGGATGCGGGCGACCTGGTCGGCCGGCAGCTGGCCCTGGTGGCGGTCGGGGGCGGGGCTGCGGTCCTGGATCCGCGGGATCTGCTGCGTGTCCTCGGGACCGGGGCGGTTCTGCGGCGGCTGGTGCGGGTGCACGTTGTAGTGCCGCTGCTCCTCCGGCGTGAGGGACTCGATGATCCCCTCCTGCGCGGCCGGTGGGAGCGTGTGGAGGATCCGCATCACCCGGTCCATGCGGCGGCGGGCGCCGGCGCGCTCGGGCAGGCCGGGGCTCGGCTGCATCTGCGGGACGACGCCGCGGACGTCCTCGTCGGGCGACCCGTCGTTGTGGCCCATCGCGGCTTCCGCTTCCTCGCGGGCCATCGTGGCGGAGTCCTTCTCCTCGGACATCCCGATGGGGCCGCGCTTGCGGCCGTTGAGGAACTGTTCGACCACGGGCTCGTCGCTGGTGAGCAACACCTCGCGCGGGCCGAACATCACGAGTTCCTTGCGGAAGAGCATGCCCAGGTTGTCGGGCACCGTGCGCGCGAGGTTGATGTTGTGGGACACGATCAGGATCGTCGCGTCGATCTGCGCGTTGAGGTCGATGAGCAGCTGTGAGATGTACGCGGTGCGCACGGGGTCCAGACCGGAGTCCGGCTCGTCGACCAGGATGATCTGCGGGTCGAGCACCAGGGCCCGCGCGAGGCCGGCGCGCTTGCGCATACCACCGGAGATCTCGCCGGGGAGCTTCTTGTCCGCGCCGGCCAGACCCGTCATCTCCAGCTTCTCCTGGACAATGCGGCGGATCTCCGACTCGGACTTCTTCGTGTGCTCCCGCAGCGGGAACGCGACGTTGTCGTAGAGGTTCATCGAGCCGAACAGCGCGCCGTCCTGGAAGAGGACGCCGAAGAGCTTCCGGATCTCGTACAGCTTGTGCTCGGAGCAGGTGACGATGTCCACGCCGTTGATCACGCAGCGGCCCTTGTCGGGCTTCAGCAGGCCGATCATCGACTTCAGGAACACCGACTTGCCGGTTCCCGACGGGCCCAGCATCGCGGACACCTCGCCGGGAGGCAGCGTCAGCGTCACGTCCCGCCAGATGGTCTGCCTGCCGAAGGACTTCGTGAGACCTTCGATGACCACCTCGGCACCCATCGCACCTCCAGGAGCTGTTCCGCGTCGTCGCGCACCGCCGCCCCGCGCCACTGGCAACGGGAGCCCGCGCCGATGCGCGCCGCGATCTCCGCGTCAACCAGGTGCAACGAGCTGGGTGCGAACAGGTTACTCACCAGTTTTCTTCCCTGACGAGGCCAGTGAGCACCTCACCCGTTCGGGCTGTTTTCCGGCGACCGCTGGCAGCACGGTAGTGCACGTCACTCAGGGACGCAGATCCAGATGGCCTAAACCAGGTCACTCCACGGGGCTAACCGGAGCAAACGGAACAGATCGACGGCCCACCCGAGGTGATCGAGTGGTTCGCCTTGGTCACCAGAACGGCTAAGACTATGGCGCAGACCAGGCTGGCGCGCACAACGAGCACGGTGATGGTCGCGAGGAAGAGGGTGCAGCGACCTGCTGGGCGAGTGGGCCGCGGTGGTACGGACCCGTGATCACAAGGAAAGGGGCGGGCATCCGCGTGGATGCCCGCCCCTTCACGAGGTGGTGCACAGGGCGCTGACGCGCCCGGGGATCACTTGATGGTGATCTTGGCGCCGGCGGCCTCGAGCTTCTCCTTGGCGGCGTCGGCGGCCTCCTTGTCGACCTTCTCGAGGAGGGCCTTGGGAGCGGCCTCGACCAGCTCCTTGGCCTCCTTCAGGCCCAGGCCCGAGACGACCTCGCGGACGACCTTGATGACCTGGATCTTCTTGTCACCGGCCGACTCGAGGACGACGTCGAACTCGTCCTGCTCCTCGGCGGCGGCCGGGGCGGCACCCGCGGCACCCGGGGCGGCGGCGACGGCGACCGGCGCGGCGGCGGTGACGTCGAAGGTGGTCTCGAACTCCTTCACGAACTCGGACAGCTCGAGGAGGGTCAGCTCCTTGAAGGCGTCGATCAGCTCGGCGGTGCTCAGCTTCGCCATGATGGCTTCCTCTCAGAAAAACGAACTAGGCGTTCGGGGTGGGGTGGTTCAGCTCTCGGCGGGTGCTTCGGCTGCTTCGGTACCGGCGGCGCCGCCCTGCTTCTCCTGCAGCGCAGCAGCCAGGCGGGCGACCTGGGACGCCGGCGCCTGGAACAGCGCGGCGGCCTGGGACAGCTTCGCCTTGAACGCGCCCGCCGCCTTGGCGAGCAGGACCTCACGGCTGTCGAGATCGGCGATCTGGTTGATCTCTTCCACGGACAGCGTCTTGCCGTCCATGTAGCCGCCCTTGATCACAAGCGCGTTGTTGTCCTTCGCGAAGTCGCGAAGCGCCTTGGCGGCGTCGACGGCTTCGCCCTCGACGAAGGCGATCGCGGTCGCGCCGACGAACAGGTCCTCGAGACCCTCGATGCCGGCGTCCTCGGCGGCACGCTTCACGAGGGTGTTCTTCGCGACCCGGTACTTGGCACTGGTGCCGAGAGCGCGGCGCAGCTGGGACAGCTGGGACACGGAGAGGCCGGTGTACTGGGTAACGACGGTGGCCGAGCTGCTGCGGAAGCTCTCCGCGATCTCGGCGACGGCCGCCACCTTGTCGGGCTTCGCCATGGTCGCCTCCTCTCTTGGCTAGTGTTTCCACTGGTCCTTCGAGAGCCCCCTGAGACGGAAAAACGCCCACGCGCAGCAGCACGGGGCGTTCGATACGGCACAATCGTGCCGAGCCTCGTTCCTCCTGCGCGGGCCGCCCGCCGTTTCGCGGGACCTTCGTTCCGGGCACTCAGCGAGCACTCGGAAAACCAGCGGTCTTCGGTAGAACCGTCGACCAGTGTACGGGACGGTTCCGGCGGTCGTGGCGGGGCCCCCTCGCTGACCAGCGACAAGCCGCCCGGACTCGGGGATCCGGTCGCCAGCGGGCATCATTGGTGACGTGGCGGAGCAGCGTGATCACGGACAGCCGGACAAGCCGACCGATCCTGCCGAAGGCACACAACCGGTTGCGGAGTGGTTGCCGCAGCCGTCCGGGCAGCCCCCGGCCACGAACCGGTCCTGGAACCCGCAAGACGCGCAGCCGAACGGCCGGCCGCAGCTTTCCGCCCAACCACACCTGAACGTGCCGCAGCCGAACGGCCACCAGCCACCCACCGACGCCGCGCCGGCGTCGAACCTGCCCGCGCTACCGCAACCCGGCGGGCAACCGCCCGCGCCGCAGCAGTCCGGCGCCGAGGCCCAGCCGCAGATCGACCCGGCCGAGCTGGAGCAGTTCCGCCAGTTCCAGCAATTCCAGGACTACCTCCGCTTCACCCAGGCCCAGCAGGGCACCCCACCCGCCCCGCCACCCGACGCCGGCCTCGTCCCCGCGGGCACACGTCAGCCGCAGACCCAGCAGGGCGGCCGGCAGCCCCCCGCACCCCCGAACCACCCCGGCGCACTCGCCCCGTACGACGAGCCGCCCCGCCGTCGCCGTCCGGTGCCACGGTGGCTGAAGCGGCTGGGCGGGAAGGTCCTGGGCTGGCTCATCGTGCTCGTGCTCCTCGGGATCGCCGGCACGTGGGCGTACCGTCACTTCTTCCCCAGTGACGAAGGGAAGTCCTCGGCGCAGATCGCGGCCGAGGGCGGCGGGACCTACCACACGAACCACATCTTCTCGACGAACCCGTACGAGGCCGTGCGGTTCGTCTACCACAACATCGCGCAGGGCCGGGTCCAGGACGCGTGCGGCCGCTTCCGCGAGGACATCCAGACCAAGTTCGCCCAGGACGTCGGCCAGCCCGATTGCCAGGTGGCCGTGCAGAAGCTGCACGCGCAGGTCACCAACCAGAACGACTACGCCGAATCGCTGCCCTCCTACGTGTCCGGCCCGCCGCCCGAGGGGGTGGTCACCATCGACTCGTGCACCTTCGCCGTCCAAGGTGGACCGGCGCTCGGCGTGTTCACCGTGACCCAAGTGGACAAAGGCCAGTGGCTGATCACCGGGCACGCGCCGGGTCCGGAGAAGTGCGGGCCGCCGAGCGCGCCGGGTTCCCCTCCCCCGACGACCTGAGCAGGTCCGCCAGCCCCGCCTCGGTGAACACACGAGCGAGCTGCTCGCGGAGCTCGGCTACGCGGGTGCGGAGATCGCGAACCTCGTCTCCCCCGTGTCCGAGTAGGCGAAGAAGTCCGCGAGGGCGCGGGCGAACGCCGGGTCCGCGACGGCGGTCATGTGGTCGCCCGGGACACGGACGAGGCGGGCGCCCATGATGGCCACCGCGAGGCGTTCGGGCTGGGTGGCGAGGTGGTCGCGCTCGCCGGCGAGGACGAGGGTGGGCGCGGTGATCGCCGTCAGAGCGATGGGGGCGTGGTGGGAGGCGCGCAGGACGGCGGCCAGCGCGGCCACGTCGGCGCCCGTGCGGCGGGCCAGGCGGCGGAAGGGGCGGACCTCGGCCGGCACGTCGGCGTGGTTCTCGGCCAGCAGGCCGTCCGCGAGTTGCTCGGGGTTGACCACGCGCGTGTCCACGCCGCCGAAGTCGATGACACCCGCGCCGACGCCGCCGACCGCCAGGCAGCGCACGCGCTTGTCCGTGGTGGCGACGATCAACGCGACGATCGCACCCATCGAGTAGCCGGCCAGCGACACCTCTTCGAGGCCGAGCTCGTCGAGCAGGGCGGAGACGTCGCGGGCCATCGCGTCGTGGCCGTAGCAGGTGGCGTCGTGCGGTTTGTCCGAGGCGCCGTGGCCGCGGGCGTCGAGGCCGATCACCGTGAAACCGGCGTCGACCAGGGTGCGGACGACGCCCGTGCCGACCCAGTTGACCTGGGCGTCCGCGGCGAACCCGTGGTGGAGCACCACGGGACGGGGGTGCCGGCCGTCGCCCTCCCACACCGTGTAGCTCAGGAGGAGCCCGTCGGGGGCGGTGAAGGTCGTCGTCGGCATAGCTCCATGAGACACGAAAAAAGGGCGGCCACGCGTAATGCGTGACCGCCCTTTCGCGTGATGTGCGACTCAGACAGCCGCTTCCTCGCTCAGGAGGTTGCGGGTGCGCAGCGGGTCGACCGGGATGCCCGGGCCCATCGTCGTGGTGAAGGTGACCTTCTTGACGTAGCGGCCCTTCGCCGACGACGGCTTGGCGCGCAGGATCTCGTCGAGCGCGGCGGCGTAGTTCTCCACCAGCTTCTCGGTGTCGAACGAGGC encodes:
- a CDS encoding alpha/beta fold hydrolase; the encoded protein is MPTTTFTAPDGLLLSYTVWEGDGRHPRPVVLHHGFAADAQVNWVGTGVVRTLVDAGFTVIGLDARGHGASDKPHDATCYGHDAMARDVSALLDELGLEEVSLAGYSMGAIVALIVATTDKRVRCLAVGGVGAGVIDFGGVDTRVVNPEQLADGLLAENHADVPAEVRPFRRLARRTGADVAALAAVLRASHHAPIALTAITAPTLVLAGERDHLATQPERLAVAIMGARLVRVPGDHMTAVADPAFARALADFFAYSDTGETRFAISAPA
- a CDS encoding ABC transporter permease translates to MLRETGNLFALGLDIIRGIFQRPFQLREFIQQAWFIASVTILPTALVAIPFGAVISLQFGALARQLGAQSYTGAGSVLATVQQASPLVTALLVAGAGGSAVCADIGARTIREEIDAMEVLGVSAVQRLIVPRTLAMMLVALLLNGMVSVIGVLGGYFFNVVLQGGTPGAYLASFSALAQESDLWVGELKALIFGFIAAVVAAYRGLHPSGGPKGVGDAVNQSVVITFLLLFVVNFVITLIYLQLVPGKLD
- the rplL gene encoding 50S ribosomal protein L7/L12 — its product is MAKLSTAELIDAFKELTLLELSEFVKEFETTFDVTAAAPVAVAAAPGAAGAAPAAAEEQDEFDVVLESAGDKKIQVIKVVREVVSGLGLKEAKELVEAAPKALLEKVDKEAADAAKEKLEAAGAKITIK
- a CDS encoding ABC transporter ATP-binding protein; its protein translation is MGAEVVIEGLTKSFGRQTIWRDVTLTLPPGEVSAMLGPSGTGKSVFLKSMIGLLKPDKGRCVINGVDIVTCSEHKLYEIRKLFGVLFQDGALFGSMNLYDNVAFPLREHTKKSESEIRRIVQEKLEMTGLAGADKKLPGEISGGMRKRAGLARALVLDPQIILVDEPDSGLDPVRTAYISQLLIDLNAQIDATILIVSHNINLARTVPDNLGMLFRKELVMFGPREVLLTSDEPVVEQFLNGRKRGPIGMSEEKDSATMAREEAEAAMGHNDGSPDEDVRGVVPQMQPSPGLPERAGARRRMDRVMRILHTLPPAAQEGIIESLTPEEQRHYNVHPHQPPQNRPGPEDTQQIPRIQDRSPAPDRHQGQLPADQVARIPGGAPRPGGFGPGQNGPGGA
- the rplJ gene encoding 50S ribosomal protein L10 gives rise to the protein MAKPDKVAAVAEIAESFRSSSATVVTQYTGLSVSQLSQLRRALGTSAKYRVAKNTLVKRAAEDAGIEGLEDLFVGATAIAFVEGEAVDAAKALRDFAKDNNALVIKGGYMDGKTLSVEEINQIADLDSREVLLAKAAGAFKAKLSQAAALFQAPASQVARLAAALQEKQGGAAGTEAAEAPAES